The nucleotide sequence AATaccattctcaacccaagatACTTCGAGACTGTCAAGTccaaaaaaaagggagaaagacTGCATCATGTGATGAAGACAATACTTGAACTAGGGAGAATAAAGACGCGCAAACTAAACTGTTCactgatttaaaaaaataaaaacacaaaacaaaaacaaaagctaactgCTCAACAAGGTGTAGAAGACAACATTTTGGAGCATTAAAAAAAGTACGATCAGAAGGTCCATTTTCTTCTTTTGGGTACAGGACGCAATCTATTTTACATCACAAAAGTTAAAACCGGAATTCGAAAACTGGAGCCGTAGAACTTGGGACCTTTCTTCTGATCACGCTAGCATAGAAGTCTCAGTGTTGTAGCAATGCTCTGAATATATTAATTACTAAAGGTTATCtttctttttgtctttttttcttttttttttcagtccCCAAAAAGTTATTAATagctaataattatatatataagcaataaaattcatatatcatttatgtaaatttaaataatatgaaatattatttttaatctttgatgatattataattatttactttatcatttaaatttaattttgttataattctgtatatttatttattatcggATCAAATACTTCGATCGATAACTTACCAGTTAAACCAATCATCCATAATCCAATAACCTAATGACTTAATTAGTTCGATTTTTATAACTGTGTCACAAATGGCCATCACCGGTTATAGGGAATCAATTTTAGCATTTGAGTTTGAATGTACTCACCGCTTTTGTTTGGACGAGATGCATGTCAAGCCAGATATAAATACAGTGTGGCCCACGCCTACTCTTCCCAATGACCTGAGATatttaaattaaagagaaatcagATTTAGGCCTATCCTTCCCCAGTTCTGCTCATAGGCAACACATTAGTACTGCTTGTAAACTGTGGTAATTACCAGAACTCGGAAAAATGAAGCTTTGCCCAAATCGCTCCACTACTATCAGCAACTTTTAAAGAGAAAACAGTTTCTTGTTTAGTGTCTTCTTTGATGATATCTTTAACAACTCCATAAAGGCTGACACTTGTCATCTTGTTGCGAAGGTCGACCACAAATGACTGCAAACCTTAACAGAAGTAATGAGGTTACTAATCAATCGTAAGCAGCCTATACCGGGTATTGTGAAATATAAATAgccagatttaaaaaaaaaagttccaCGACTTCTAGAAGGAAAACACGTAAAAAGCTCATAAATACTTGCCAACGAACTTATTCCAAACAATTTTTCATTCATATACTTAAAAAGGCTAAAACGTGAGAATTGAGATTCCTATTGAGATCATAACGGGTAGAAAATAGGGAAAACTNNNNNNNNNNNNNNNNNNNNNNNNNNNNNNNNNNNNNNNNNNNNNNNNNNNNNNNNNNNNNNNNNNNNNNNNNNNNNNNNNNNNNNNNNNNNNNNNNNNNNNNNNNNNNNNNNNNNNNNNNNNNNNNNNNNNNNNNNNNNNNNNNNNNNNNNNNNNNNNNNNNNNNNNNNNNNNNNNNNNNNNNNNNNNNNNNNNNNNNNNNNNNNNNNNNNNNNNNNNNNNNNNNNNNNNNNNNNNNNNNNNNNNNNNNNNNNNNNNNNNNNNNNNNNNNNNNNNNNNNNNNNNNNNNNNNNNNNNNNNNNNNNNNNNNNNNNNNNNNNNNNNNNNNNNNNNNNNNNNNNNNNNNNNNNNNNNNNNNNNNNNNNNNNNNNNNNNNNNNNNNNNNNNNNNNNNNNNNNNNNNNNNNNNNNNNNNNNNNNNNNNNNNNNNNNNNNNNNNNNNNNNNNNNAATAATTACTGAAATCAATGGTCCCCTGAGAATCGCGGGGCAAGCTCACTTGAGAAAGCCTGAGAGCCTGGCTAGGATTACATGAACTCAAGGGCCTTGAATTTTGATGACGATTCGGCGTCAATGTTACACACACCTAATCAACATAGCCGTTTAATATCATCTCAAAATGACAATAGTTCATGTTGTACCACGGAAAAGAAAAGGCACCATGAATCACCTGTTCTTCATGTTGAATGTAAGGCACCAAGTACAGTTGTGTTGCAGTTCCATATTCAAGACAAAATTCCTCACTTACTTCAGTATCACACTCAGTGGAGATTGCAATATATGGTTTGTCCAGCGCAAGCATGCTTCCCACACTGTAACCAACCATAAAATGAATTTTGTACGCATATAACAAAATACTCGATTCAGAAGTCTAACACACTGCAAGATTAACCTGAAAAGATTTGCAAGGACAATCTGCTCACCCCACAGGAAAAACTTGAATCTGACATCATCACCATCAACAAGAGTAATCCGTTTCCCTTGTAAGCTTCCATAGCTTCCTTGAATTTCCATAGATTCAATGCTTTCAATCCTAAAAAAGTGgattgaaagaaagaaaggaaggaaggaagaaaggaaataaaagaaaaaaaaaatggtgaAGTGATGCTTAACAAGATTAAAACGTGTATAGAGAAGTACTAATGAACTAGTAGTAAATGGTTTAAAACCTCATATCTTCACTTACATGTCGTTGTAGTATCCTGATGTACAAAATTTTTAGTCACGGCCGTGCTCAGTTAATAAATTTACAGTTTCCACAAATAACAAGAgcaaaatatatgtatatataacacGTATTAGCAAGCAGCTCACCTCGCATAAAATGAATATGAAGCTCCTGTGTTCACTGCATCAAGAGAAATCGAAGAGAATGAGTCCGAACAAAACTGAGCTGCTAATAGCATTGCATCATCGTCCTGATTCTGCAGTGTTAAAGAAAACAAAGTTTTATCAACAGGTGAACTACAATGATCAAATCTAAAGCGATAAATTTTAGTAGAAACTACCAATTACCTCGTCCAATAGAATTACAAGATACTCTGTAGGCAAAAGACGTGGATAACCGGAACCTTCAGAGGCACTTCGGAGATAACAACCAGTGAGGAAAATCTCCCTCCCTCTTTTCAGAATTCCATTCTGTAGGTCTGCCATGTCATAGAATCTGCAGACAAGATATGATgttttctaaatttaaattttcaaaatatacGCTACATGACAAGTATTCAACACGGACATCTTGTGCAAATAACAACTAGTACCAAGAGAGAATATCATAAGATTGTTTCCCATGTATGTTGAATAAACTATGACACGATACATATGGCATAGAATTACCTAAATTTTCAGTAATTCTAGGGTTAAACATTTTCACCTGGAACAGAAACAAGCAGTATGTACTATGTAGTGAACAAATGGATAAATAGCTGGTAGTACAGATCAGAGATAGAGTGAGCTTTGACCTTGCTTGAATTAATATTACATACTGCATTTACCTACGGTGTAGATAAAGATCTATGATATTGGAGCTCCAATAATCCCCTAATGTAAGCATGTGGATGTTTGTGCCTGCAGAAAAAGCAGTTCACAATGATAAGCGTGAATCACTTAAAATGCAACTGTGCCTTTTCATTTTTAAGAGACAGATGTTCCTGTAGGCTCCAATAGACTCATAATTCATCATTTGAATATCTCCGGTAAAGTGAACTTGGCTTTAGCTTTTCACAAACGAATACACCAtcaacataataaaaaataataagaaaaatataCAGTTCAGCTCAAGCACCCGGAAGTACAAATGCATCAATAATAACAGCTTCCAGAACGCTATTCAAGGACAGGAACTTCTTCTGGTATATTGAATCAATGGTAACTGTATTTGGAAGCTTCATCCTACGATGTTCCTTCTTGAGCTGGTTGATTAACTCAAGCCTCTTCTTAGGAGCACCATTCCTGCGTTGTTCGCACCATGTCTGCAGTAACAAATTCAACAGTTTCACACACAGCATAGATCTAATTAAACTCAAAAACCATGTCGCGATAACAGATGAAATCATAACAAATCAACAATATATCGAATCAGACAGATCTCAAAAGGTATAGACGAAATCAACAACTACAAATCCCTAATCTCTGCATTTCATAGCTCAAGAAACACTAGAGTTCCATCGAGTCATATATCTGAGAACGAAACTCAGCAAAATAAGGCAAAGAAATATGATGAACCTGAGAGAGTTCAGAGAGCAAGATCGCAGGAGTGACACCGCATGAATAAGCCTTGCAAGTCTTAAGGATCCGCAATACGATCCAGCTCCAGCCAGGTCCACTGGTTCCATCAACATCACCGTTTGGATCTCCTTCCAGTGACAACAGCTCTGATCTAGCGTAATCGACGAACTGGAGAAAAGGATCTTCCTCGACCTTCTCTtgatcttcttcgttttcttcttgaCGCTGATCTACGTCCATGACGGAATCAACATCGACGTTGTAGCCACAGTCACGTCGCTCCATTATCGACTCACCGAGTTACGAGAGAACGAACTTCAAAGGAGAGGAGTCAGTTTCTGCGCTGGTGCAGTGAAAGGAGAATGTGATAGATTTTTGAATTTGTGATTGTGTTGTATCTGGCGGCTTTGGCGCGCttttcaattgaaaataaataatgcGCGGCTTAGAAGTAGGTCTTCGTTATTTTGGCGGGCAAGTGTTTAGTTGGGCCAACATGCTCCGAACTACGTCTAGTAAGCCTGGcccaataattttaaataaaatgttggaacactttttaaataaaattaatttaatcagcGACAAGTGAACTTCTTCTCCAGCAGTGGAGTTCAACTTCTTCGATAAGCGAAGCCGGTGATCACATTAATACACTAAACTCGTATTTCCCATAAACACTATGACTTCATCTTTCTTTACAAAGAGAGTGCTAGCAATCATTATAAAGAATCATTTTTTTAGGAAGAAGCATGGAAGGTATGATACTTGAAGGCATGGAAGGAGACGTGGTTCACTTTGATGAGCCCCCAATTCAACAGGAAGCTGCTGTCAATCAGAAATTGGTCGAAAGAGTACTAACAAAAAAATAACTCAACATGACTACAGTTTGAAAGACCATCTTTTAGATGTGGGGAAATCCGCAAGGATTGGTGATCACTAGTGCATGTTTCAATTCTTTCATTTTAAACTTTAAAAGTCAAGATAAAGCAAGAAGAGCTTATGAAGATGGACCATGGAGAATAGAAGGCCATATGCTTAGTCTTCAGTGATAGAGTTTAAATCTGTCcattgatgaggtaaattacaaTCAGCTTTCTATTAGGATTCAAATACATGGACTACcatatgataaaattaataaaagtaaTGCTGAGAAAATAGAATCAATATTGGGTAGGATTATAAATGCAGAAGATCCTTTTGTTGAAGGGAATATGCTTAGGCCTTTTTTGAGAGTTAGAGTTGAGATTAATATTCAACTTCCATTAAAAACTGGATTCTGGTTCAAAAAGTTTGATGGAGGTCATTCATGGGCATCGTTAAAATATGAAAAATTGTATGATTACTGCTATAAGTGTGGGATGATTGGTCATGATAGAAGAACCTGTGTTGAGGAGATGACTATGTCCTTAGCTAATCCTAATATGTCCAAATATGGTCCAGAGCTCACTACTCCAGGTTTGAGGTCCATAGATGTTGAAGCAAGAAAGGCTGGGATTAGGAGACAGAAGGAAGAACAAAACAACTGGATGGATGAGTTATGGGAGGCGCGTGAGAGAAGCCAACAGGAGAGGGTATGGCAGAGAAGGCAccaagagagagaaggagagtctAGTCAAGGGTGGGTAAAGAGCTCTCAGGCTAGTGTCTCAGTAAAATCAGTAGGCAGAGTAGATGGTACACAAGATTTATTGGCAAATAGACAAGTGACATTGCAGAAAAATTTGGAACAAAATAAAGGGACTGATCTAGATGAGCTGATGGGAGATGAAAATACTGCTGTCTTGGAATTAGGTGATGGGGCTCAGATAAGAAGGAGGATTGAGAAAATCTCCTCTGGTTCAAGGGATAGATCAGGGGATAAATCAAATCATAGTACAGAGATCGAGAGGCCTAGTAAATATATAGAGAAAACCATTAGAGGCATGAAGGAGAACAGACATAAAAGCAAAGAAATGAATGAAGAAGGAGCAGGCCAAAAGGAGGAGAAAAATAATGTCCAACCCAACATGGTGTTCTGTCAAACTGAAACAGTGAAAAATCCAATATACCAAGCAACCAAAGAGAGAATAGGTATAATCAGGagaaaagaatttggcccaagtgAGAGTCAAGCTGAAAAAAGAGACTACATGATGATCAAGGAATAATGTAAAAAGGCCCAAAAAAATGGATCAGACTAAAGATAAGGAAAGACTAACTATTGGAGAAATGTTAAAGAAGCAATGGGTAAAGGGGCCCAAAAAAATAAAGACAGCATGGTGTATCAACAAAAGAAGCAAGGAGTCATAGTAGAAAATAAAGTAGAAGGAAGAGAACACgtggaaaagaagaaaataggcCGGAGTCAAAGAAACTGTGAAAAATAAACAAGAttggcacaagaaaaacaagtacACATGTCAGCCAATGAAAATTTATACTTTGTGGAATTGGCTAAGGAGGATGAGGAAGAGAATAGCAACGACAATCAGCCACTTAGTAAAGGAGAGTGAGGTGGAATTAGCAAGATGCATAAGGGATAGCCTGAAGCTGAAAAGAAAAAGGGAGGATGAAGATGTTGTACATGTAATGGAAGTGGAAGAGGGTGAAGAGGGGTTGAACCAAAACAtcaaggcaagagaaaaaaggcAAGGCAGATTTGGAGGAGCACAAATCAGGAATGATGGAACAAGAAATGCAAACCAAAAAAGTTGTCATGGAAGACTGTATGGCTGAGGAGGCGGGCCTCAACATGCCCCCAACTCAGCCATGAGTATGATAAGTTGGAATTGTCGTGGGTTGGCGGCTCCCGCGACAATTTCGGAGCTCCTAAATTTATGTAAACAGATAAAGCCAGCCATGGTATTTGTAATAGAAACTAGAGCAAAAGAAAAAACTGTCATGAAAATTAGAAAAAGGCTACGTTTTGATGAAGCTTTTTGCATTGAACCTCGGGGATTGTCCGGTGGTCTTTGCTTATTTTTGAATGCAATATATAATGTTAATGTTTATTTCTGGTGTGACAATTACATTAAAACTCGTATTGAAGACAAGAAAGGAAATATATGGTATTGTAATTTTGTATATGGAAATCCAGTTTTTTGAAGAAAAAGGAGTTGTGGAAGGATATCACATCAAGCAATAATCATAGAAACATGCCCCAACTGTTTATAGGAGATTTTAATGATGTATTAGCACAAGAGGAGAAGGTGGGGCTACACCCGAAGCCACAGAATCAGGTAAGGGAGTTTAGAAATTTTGTTGATGCTAATGCTCTAATGGATATAGAGTTGAAAGTAAGTAGATTACTTGGTTTAGCAACCCGAGGAATGGAGTGATTACCAGGGAGAGAATAGATAGAGCGTTAGCCAATGGGGCTTGGAGAAGTATGTTTTAAAATGCCACCTTGACAGCCATGCCAGCCATAAGTTCAGACCATTGCCCAATCATTCTAAATTTAGAGCCGAAAAAAAAACCCAGGGAAGAGCTTTAAGTTCGAATCGTATTGGGTTGACCACGAAGGTTGTGAGAAAGTAGTTACCAAAAGTTGGAGCAAGGAGAAATCAAATGGAGATAATTGGAGTAAGATGATGGGAAAGATTAAAAACTACAGAGAAGAACTCAATACATGGAGCAAAATGACCTTCAAAAGGGCAAATAGGGAAATTCAAAGAATAAAAGAGGAACTTAGAAGACTGCAAGCATCAGAAATTTCAGAAGAGCAACAGAAAAGGATCCTAGAGCTAAAAGAAGGGATAGCAAAATTatggaagcaagaggaaaaataCTGGGGGCAGCGAGCTAGAATAAAGTGGCTAAGGTGGGGCGACAAGAATACGGCATTCTTCCATGCGACTGCTATTCAGAGAAGAGATAAGAACCGTATAGAGAAATTAAAAGATAGTACAGAACAATGGCTGAATGAAAAATGGAAAATAATGGAACACATTGAGAACCATTTTCAGAGCCTTTTCAATTCaacaaaaaggtaggattttgaaAAAATCATCAATAAGATTCCAAGAATGGTAACTAAAGAAATGAATGATGAGCTATTAAAAGAAGTTACAGAGGAGGAGATAAGAAAGGTTGTCTTTAGCATCGGAGGTCTTAAGGCACCCGGGCCTGATGGGTTGAGCGGATTGTTTTATCAGAAATACAGGGAGAGCATTAAGAACGACATGTGTGCAATAATGAAGGAATTTTTCAATAGTGGGTATATACCTGAAGAGGTGAGCGAGACAACAGTGGTCTTAATTCCTAAGATCAAGAACCCAGAGAACCTCAACCAGCTGCAACCCATTAGCTGTTTCAATTTTGTCTATAAAATCTTAGCAAAAGTTCTAGTACAGAGAatgaagaagatgatggaaaaagttGTATCGCCAACTCAAAGTGTGTTTGTGGGGGTAGATTCATACAAGACAATATTATTATAGTACAAGAGGCTTATCATAGCCTTAACAGAAAAGGGAGAAGCAGTTCCAATAATTTAGCAATCAAGTAAGGCATGAATAAGGCTTACGATAGACTTGAATGGGACTTCCTAGAAAAGGTCCTCACAGCCTTCAAGTTTCAAGCCAGGTGGGTGAAGTTGATGATGGCATGTGTTACAAGTGCTACCTATAGATTCAAAATTAATGGAGAGCTATCAAGAAAAATCAAGCCATATAGGGGACTTTGACAGGGCGATCCCTTATCACCGTATTTGTTTATAATGGCAGCAGAAGTGTTAACAGTCCTAATGAGTGAGGCACAAAGGGAAGGCGGGATCTCAGGATTTAAAATAGCACCAACAGCACCTACTATCTCTCATCTACTTTTTGCGGATGACTGCATCATTTTGGCAGAAGCAAAGGAGGAGGAGATTTTTCAGATCATTACAGTTTTGAATGAATATACTGAAGCTTCGGGTCAGAAAATCAATCTAGACAAATCAGGAATCACTTTTGGATATCAAGTGCCTTTATAGACTAGAGTGAACATCGAGGAGATTCTCGGTATGGCGTCATGGGATACTCCAGGAAAATATTTGGGGCTGCCAGCCAACTGGAGAAGGTCCCAAAATAGAGCTTTAGCATGGATCGAGGAGAATGTCATAAATAAGCTTGAAGGTTGGAAAGAAAATCTATTAAGTCAAGCAGGGAAGGAAACTTTAATAAAAGCAATCATGTAAGCAATACCATCTTATGCGATGAATGTGATTAGATTTCCGAAAGGCTTTTGTAGAAGGCTGAGCTCAAGAGTGGCCAGATTTTGGTGGGCTTCATCAGGAAAAGAGCAAGGCATACACTGGAAGAGTTGGAAAGCTATAACAGCAAGTAAAAGAGACGGAGGGCTGGGATTTAAAGATGTTGAGATTTAAAACCTAGCTTATTTGGCTAAGCAAGCTTGGAGAATTATAAAAGATCCGAATGCAACATGGGTGCAAATTCTAATGGCTGTCTATTTCCCGAAAGAGAATTTTTGGGATGCGAAGGCTTCAAGAAATGCTTCATGGGTATGGAAAGGTATTTTACAAGGTAGGGAGCTGCTCCGGAAACAGGGAAAGTGGTGTATAGGAGATGGTACTCATGTTAGCATAAGGAAGGACAATTGGATAGCAGGGAGGAAAAAAGAACTTAATTTGGGGATAGCGGACGACAGGAAAGTAAATGAGCTACTCAATGAAAGTGGCGAGTGGGACAAAACCAAAATTTACTCAATGTTTTCACAAGAGATAGCAGATAGCATAATAAGAACACCAATAAGTACAATAAAAAGGCATGACACTCTATATTGGCCTTGGAGAGAAGATGGTACGTATACAATCAAAACTGGTTATCAAGCAGTAAGATTAGAGGCGCAAGAAAAAACTAAAAATGGCCCTTCAATAAGCACTGATAGAAGGGGACTATGGAATGAGATTTGGAATATGACAGTTCCACCAAAAATCAGAACGTTCTTATGGAAGGCAGCCCAAGATATCCTGCCCGTAAAT is from Arachis ipaensis cultivar K30076 chromosome B01, Araip1.1, whole genome shotgun sequence and encodes:
- the LOC107639201 gene encoding uncharacterized protein LOC107639201; the protein is MERRDCGYNVDVDSVMDVDQRQEENEEDQEKVEEDPFLQFVDYARSELLSLEGDPNGDVDGTSGPGWSWIVLRILKTCKAYSCGVTPAILLSELSQTWCEQRRNGAPKKRLELINQLKKEHRRMKLPNTVTIDSIYQKKFLSLNSVLEAVIIDAFVLPGTNIHMLTLGDYWSSNIIDLYLHRRFYDMADLQNGILKRGREIFLTGCYLRSASEGSGYPRLLPTEYLVILLDENQDDDAMLLAAQFCSDSFSSISLDAVNTGASYSFYARIESIESMEIQGSYGSLQGKRITLVDGDDVRFKFFLWGEQIVLANLFSVGSMLALDKPYIAISTECDTEVSEEFCLEYGTATQLYLVPYIQHEEQVCVTLTPNRHQNSRPLSSCNPSQALRLSQVSLPRDSQGTIDFSNYXLQSFVVDLRNKMTSVSLYGVVKDIIKEDTKQETVFSLKVADSSGAIWAKLHFSEFWSLGRVGVGHTVFISGLTCISSKQKRLEVSWVENGIGASFINVSCLPALINSYCLHNLSQLSDIFNKTSYAQVSRVWLDPIEYYSVHTRFSHTLCGHFVNKIPSGFLECSFCHKICCAEVVRTFDLKITLADESKKVLAWCTGQTAMDLFQISPEEFDELPEVEQVMYRSSLEKEKFMVALVNCKRDGLDDSVSWEITRAYKCD